A window from Rhodothermales bacterium encodes these proteins:
- the argS gene encoding arginine--tRNA ligase: protein MKDYLTQAIHQVLAGIDGVPADFELELETPQNPEHGDLSTNTAMKLARALKKAPRAIAEDLANRLRALPVDPRRISAIEIAGPGFLNFRFAEAYLADALATVLEQGDRFGRTSLGQGQRAIVEYVSANPTGPLTVGHGRNAVLGDTVANLLDWAGYEVTREYYFNDAGRQMRILGESVQSRYRALVRPDGPTRAIERGDNEVIQVPADFPEDGYLGDYIIEIAESVRKAHGDALVDSTDVTPFKDAATKAIFADIEQSLRRLGIVQDSYFNEHTLYESGAIWKIIDLFREKGVAYDQDGAVWFKTTEFGKEKDTVLVKSTGEPTYRLPDIAYHADKFERGFDLMIDIFGADHIMTYPDVISGVGVLGYDTSRIQVVIYQFVTLVRGGAQVKMSTRKANYVTLDELMDEVGEDVTRFFFLMRSPNTHLEFDLDLAKEARDKNPVFYLQYAHARVCSILRKAEEVGFSFGETPDLSLLTHEAEEALIKQLLAFPDVVQQAAQAREPHRVINFLNDTATAFTRFYDACRIIGEANDIATARIHLAQAARIVLKNGLTVLGISAPEQM from the coding sequence ATGAAAGACTACCTCACTCAAGCGATCCACCAGGTGCTGGCGGGCATCGACGGCGTGCCGGCTGATTTCGAGCTGGAGTTGGAAACGCCGCAGAATCCGGAACACGGCGATCTGTCGACCAATACGGCGATGAAGCTCGCGCGCGCCCTGAAAAAGGCGCCCCGCGCGATCGCGGAAGATCTGGCGAACCGGCTCCGGGCGCTGCCCGTGGATCCGCGACGGATCTCGGCCATCGAAATCGCCGGCCCGGGCTTCCTCAACTTCCGGTTCGCGGAGGCCTACCTGGCCGATGCGCTCGCCACCGTGCTCGAACAGGGCGACCGCTTCGGCCGCACCTCGCTCGGGCAGGGGCAGCGCGCCATCGTCGAATACGTGAGCGCCAACCCCACCGGACCGCTTACCGTGGGCCACGGCCGGAACGCCGTGCTCGGCGACACCGTCGCGAACCTGCTCGACTGGGCCGGCTACGAGGTCACGCGCGAATACTATTTCAACGATGCCGGCCGGCAGATGCGCATCCTGGGCGAATCCGTCCAGTCCCGCTACCGCGCCCTCGTGCGCCCCGACGGCCCGACGCGCGCGATCGAACGGGGGGACAACGAGGTCATCCAGGTGCCGGCGGACTTTCCCGAAGACGGCTACCTCGGCGATTATATCATCGAGATCGCCGAGTCGGTCCGGAAAGCGCACGGCGACGCCCTCGTGGATTCGACCGATGTGACGCCCTTCAAGGACGCCGCCACAAAAGCCATCTTCGCCGATATCGAACAGTCGCTCCGCCGGCTCGGGATCGTTCAGGATTCCTACTTCAACGAACATACCCTGTACGAGTCCGGCGCGATCTGGAAGATTATCGACCTCTTCCGCGAAAAAGGCGTCGCGTACGACCAGGACGGCGCCGTCTGGTTCAAAACGACGGAGTTCGGGAAAGAAAAGGACACGGTCCTCGTGAAAAGCACCGGCGAGCCCACGTATCGCCTGCCGGATATCGCCTACCACGCCGACAAATTCGAGCGGGGCTTCGATCTGATGATCGACATCTTCGGCGCCGACCACATCATGACGTACCCGGATGTGATCAGCGGCGTCGGGGTGCTCGGTTACGATACGTCGCGCATCCAGGTCGTGATCTACCAGTTCGTGACGCTCGTGCGCGGCGGCGCCCAGGTGAAGATGAGCACGCGCAAGGCCAACTACGTCACGCTCGACGAGTTGATGGACGAGGTCGGCGAAGACGTGACGCGCTTTTTCTTCCTGATGCGCTCCCCGAATACACATCTGGAATTCGATCTGGATCTGGCGAAGGAGGCGCGCGACAAGAACCCGGTATTTTACCTCCAGTACGCGCACGCCCGGGTCTGCTCGATTCTCCGCAAGGCGGAGGAGGTCGGGTTTTCGTTTGGCGAAACGCCCGATCTGAGCCTGCTGACGCATGAGGCCGAGGAAGCCCTGATCAAGCAGCTGCTCGCCTTTCCCGACGTCGTGCAGCAGGCGGCACAGGCACGCGAACCGCATCGCGTCATCAATTTCCTGAACGACACCGCCACGGCGTTCACCCGGTTTTACGATGCGTGCCGGATCATCGGCGAGGCGAACGATATCGCCACGGCGCGTATCCATCTGGCGCAGGCCGCCCGCATCGTGCTGAAGAACGGCCTGACGGTGCTCGGTATCTCGGCGCCGGAGCAGATGTGA